One Setaria italica strain Yugu1 chromosome II, Setaria_italica_v2.0, whole genome shotgun sequence DNA segment encodes these proteins:
- the LOC101773993 gene encoding pentatricopeptide repeat-containing protein At2g36730, whose amino-acid sequence MLGATAAPDVETVGSKQFAILARGRRSLHSIATPPAAIHALIAAATTVRHLRQIHGHLLTSGRVGSLGPALLRRVISLPSSPPHLHLPFAHRLLLSLPSPPLDLFNLLLPPLASSPDPSAAASLFARLRRGGLRPDAHTLPHVLKALARLAPDSLPLVACTHGETVKSGLARAVVYVPNALMSAYSACGHLGRAMQVFDEMPRRTVVSWNTALTACADNDRHDWCAGMFAEMVEAGFEPDQTTFVVMLSAAAELGNLALGKWAHGQVVARRLEMTLQLGTAAVNMYAKCGAVSYASRLFGRMTVRNVWTWSAMIVGFSQNGMAREALELFDKMKDASITPNYVTFLGLLCACSHAGLVDEGHQFFHEMQHVYGIKPMITHYSAMVDVLGRNGHLQEAYDFVMDVPVKPDPVVWRTLLSACQLHSSKDCIDIVDKVQKRLLELEPRRSGNYVMVANIYSDIGSWDKAAMARRVMREGGMKKMAGESCVEIGGQIQRFISGDDSCPGFDGACRILHDLNINMRKWEPVDNILLADADI is encoded by the coding sequence ATGCTTGGTGCCACGGCGGCACCGGATGTTGAAACCGTGGGAAGCAAGCAGTTCGCAATCCTTGCACGCGGCAGGAGGAGCCTCCATAGCATTGCCACGCCCCCGGCTGCCATCCACGccctcatcgccgccgcgaCCACCGTCCGGCACCTCCGGCAGATCcacggccacctcctcacctccGGCCGCGTCGGCTCCCTCGGTcccgccctcctccgccgcgtcaTCTCGctgccctcctccccgccgcacctccacctcccgTTCGCTCAccggctcctcctctccctacCCTCCCCGCCGCTGGATCTCTTCAACCTCCTCCTGCCCCCGCTCGCCTCCTCGCCTGACCcgtccgccgcggcctccctcttcgcccgcctccgccgcggcggcctgcGCCCCGACGCGCACACGCTCCCGCACGTCCTCAAGGCCCTCGCGCGCCTCGCGCCGGACTCCCTCCCGCTCGTCGCATGCACCcacggggagaccgtcaagagcGGCCTCGCGCGCGCCGTGGTGTACGTACCGAACGCCCTCATGTCCGCGTACTCGGCCTGCGGCCACCTCGGGCGCGCCATGcaggtgttcgacgaaatgcctcGCCGGACCGTGGTGTCGTGGAACACCGCGCTCACTGCCTGCGCGGACAACGATCGCCACGACTGGTGCGCCGGGATGTTTGCGGAGATGGTAGAGGCTGGCTTCGAGCCTGACCAGACAACGTTTGTGGTCATGCTTTCCGCTGCGGCCGAGCTAGGGAACTTGGCGCTCGGCAAGTGGGCACATGGGCAGGTCGTTGCCCGGCGGCTGGAAATGACGCTTCAGCTTGGCACAGCAGCGGTGAATATGTACGCTAAGTGCGGTGCAGTAAGTTACGCGTCACGATTGTTTGGGAGGATGACGGTGCGAAATGTCTGGACATGGAGTGCAATGATCGTGGGATTTTCGCAGAATGGAATGGCACGGGAAGCGCTGGAGCTGTTTGATAAGATGAAGGATGCATCTATCACACCCAACTATGTCACATTTCTTGGGCTGCTCTGTGCATGCAGCCATGCTGGGTTGGTTGACGAGGGCCACCAATTCTTCCATGAAATGCAGCATGTCTATGGCATCAAACCGATGATCACGCACTACAGTGCCATGGTGGATGTCCTGGGACGCAATGGCCACCTCCAGGAAGCTTATGATTTTGTTATGGACGTGCCGGTCAAGCCCGATCCGGTTGTCTGGAGGACATTGCTGAGTGCCTGCCAGCTGCACAGCTCCAAGGACTGCATAGACATTGTTGACAAGGTGCAGAAGAGGTTGCTGGAGCTGGAGCCCCGGCGAAGCGGGAATTACGTGATGGTTGCGAACATATACTCTGACATTGGGTCGTGGGATAAGGCGGCCATGGCGAGGAGGGTGATGAGGGAAGGggggatgaagaagatggcggGGGAGAGCTGTGTTGAGATCGGAGGGCAGATTCAACGGTTCATCTCCGGGGATGATTCTTGCCCTGGATTTGATGGTGCTTGCAGGATTCTTCATGATCTGAACATCAACATGAGAAAATGGGAACCTGTGGACAACATTTTGCTTGCTGATGCTGACATTTGA